One region of Streptococcus salivarius genomic DNA includes:
- the thrC gene encoding threonine synthase: MTLVYQSTRDENNKVTASQAILQGLATDGGLFTPLSTPEVTLDFDQLKDASYQEVAKLVLSAFLDDFTEEELDYCITNAYDDKFDTAAIAPVVKLKNHYNLELFHGSTIAFKDMALSILPYLLTTSAKKQGVDNKIVILTATSGDTGKAAMAGFADVPGTEIIVFYPKDGVSKIQELQMTTQTGANTHVIAIDGNFDDAQTDVKRMFNDVDLREKLLAHHTQFSSANSMNVGRLVPQVVYYVYAYAQLVKAGHIQNGDKVNFTVPTGNFGNILAAYYARQIGVPVGKLICASNENNVLTDFFATGTYDKKRDFKVTTSPSMDILVSSNLERLIFHLLGNDATKTKELMDALVTKGEYTLADADKDILDLFAAGFATEDETAAEIKRVYDEDKYIEDPHTAVASAVYEAYVQKTDDHTPTVIASTASPYKFPRVAVSAVTGKDSGNDFKAVEDLHQLSGVAIPAAVDGLEHAEVRHKTVVAAADMQKAVESYLGV, encoded by the coding sequence ATGACACTTGTATACCAATCAACACGTGACGAAAATAATAAAGTAACAGCTAGTCAGGCTATTCTTCAAGGTTTGGCAACAGATGGTGGTTTGTTCACACCGTTGTCAACGCCTGAGGTTACTTTGGACTTTGATCAATTGAAAGATGCTTCTTACCAAGAAGTTGCTAAATTGGTCTTGTCAGCTTTCTTGGATGATTTTACTGAAGAGGAATTGGATTACTGTATCACAAATGCTTATGATGACAAGTTTGATACAGCTGCCATTGCACCAGTAGTTAAACTTAAGAACCACTACAACCTTGAGCTTTTCCATGGTTCTACCATCGCTTTCAAAGACATGGCCCTTTCAATCTTGCCATACTTGCTAACAACATCAGCTAAAAAGCAAGGTGTTGATAATAAAATCGTTATCTTGACAGCGACATCAGGTGACACTGGTAAAGCTGCCATGGCTGGTTTTGCAGATGTTCCAGGAACTGAAATCATTGTCTTTTATCCAAAAGACGGTGTTTCAAAAATCCAAGAATTGCAAATGACCACTCAAACAGGAGCTAATACGCACGTTATTGCCATTGACGGTAACTTTGATGATGCCCAAACAGATGTGAAACGTATGTTTAATGATGTTGATTTGCGTGAGAAATTGTTGGCTCATCATACGCAATTCTCATCAGCTAACTCAATGAATGTTGGTCGTTTGGTACCACAAGTGGTTTACTATGTATATGCCTATGCACAGTTGGTTAAGGCAGGTCATATCCAAAACGGAGATAAGGTGAACTTCACAGTACCAACAGGAAACTTTGGTAATATCTTGGCGGCTTATTATGCACGTCAGATTGGTGTTCCAGTTGGCAAATTAATCTGTGCTTCTAATGAAAATAACGTCCTTACAGACTTCTTCGCAACGGGTACTTATGATAAGAAACGTGACTTCAAGGTAACAACAAGCCCTTCTATGGATATCTTGGTATCTTCTAACTTGGAACGTTTGATTTTCCACCTTCTTGGTAATGATGCTACTAAGACTAAAGAGCTTATGGATGCACTTGTGACTAAGGGTGAGTATACTTTGGCTGATGCAGATAAAGATATTCTTGATTTGTTTGCAGCAGGTTTTGCAACTGAGGATGAAACAGCTGCTGAAATCAAGCGTGTCTATGATGAAGACAAGTATATCGAAGATCCTCATACAGCAGTTGCCTCAGCTGTTTACGAAGCATATGTTCAAAAGACAGATGACCACACACCAACAGTTATCGCTTCAACAGCTAGCCCATACAAATTCCCACGTGTGGCAGTTTCAGCTGTCACTGGTAAAGATAGTGGGAATGATTTCAAGGCAGTAGAAGATTTGCACCAACTTTCAGGTGTAGCTATCCCAGCTGCTGTAGATGGACTTGAACATGCAGAAGTTCGCCATAAAACAGTTGTTGCGGCAGCTGATATGCAAAAAGCAGTTGAAAGCTATCTTGGTGTATAA
- a CDS encoding M13 family metallopeptidase, producing the protein MTRLQDDFYHAINGEWEKTAVIPDDKPRTGGFSDLADEIEDLMLETTDQWLAGENVPDNAILQNFIKFHRMATDFDKREALGIEPVKPWIEEYKKLSSFSEFASKIADYEMSGKPNEFPFGVSPDFMNAQLNVLWAAAPSIILPDTTYYTEDNEKGKELLGIWREMEEELLEKYGFTAEEIKDILDKVIALDAKLAKYVLSSEESSEYVELYHPYDWEDFTKLAPELPLDNIFTEILGQVPDKVIVPEERFWTEFAAEYYSEDNWELLKASLLIDATTIWNAYLTDELRVLFGKYGRALSGTPQAWDKKKGAYYLAQGPYNQALGLWYAGEKFSPEAKADVEAKVATMIDVYKSRLQTADWLAPETREKAITKLNVITPHIGYPEKLPETYNKKIIDENLSLVENAQKLVEISIAHSWSKWNQPVDRSEWHMPAHMVNAYYDPQQNQIVFPAAILQAPFYDLHQSSSANYGGIGAVIAHEISHAFDTNGASFDENGSLKNWWTEEDYAAFKERTDKIVDQFEGLDSYGAKVNGKLTVSENVADLGGVACALEAAKRDKDFSVREFFVNFATIWRMKAREEYMQMLASVDVHAPAKWRTNVIVSNFDEFHKEFDVKEGDGMWRAPEERVIIW; encoded by the coding sequence ATGACACGCTTACAAGATGATTTTTACCATGCGATTAATGGTGAGTGGGAAAAAACAGCAGTGATTCCCGATGATAAACCACGCACAGGAGGTTTCTCAGATTTAGCAGATGAAATTGAAGACCTCATGCTTGAAACAACTGATCAATGGTTGGCAGGAGAGAATGTTCCTGACAATGCCATTCTACAAAACTTTATAAAGTTTCACCGTATGGCTACGGACTTTGACAAACGTGAGGCATTGGGTATCGAGCCTGTTAAACCTTGGATTGAAGAATACAAGAAGCTTTCCTCATTCTCAGAATTTGCTTCGAAAATTGCTGACTATGAGATGTCTGGTAAGCCTAATGAGTTCCCATTCGGTGTATCTCCAGACTTTATGAATGCTCAATTAAATGTCCTCTGGGCAGCAGCGCCAAGTATTATTTTACCTGATACAACCTATTACACTGAGGATAATGAGAAGGGCAAGGAGCTTTTAGGAATTTGGCGTGAAATGGAAGAAGAACTCCTTGAGAAATATGGCTTTACAGCTGAAGAAATCAAAGATATCTTGGACAAGGTTATCGCCCTTGATGCTAAGTTGGCCAAGTATGTCCTTTCGAGTGAAGAATCTTCCGAGTATGTGGAACTCTACCACCCATATGATTGGGAAGACTTTACCAAGCTAGCACCGGAACTCCCACTTGATAACATCTTCACAGAAATCTTGGGACAAGTTCCTGATAAAGTTATCGTTCCTGAAGAGCGCTTCTGGACAGAATTTGCGGCGGAATATTATTCAGAAGATAATTGGGAGCTACTTAAGGCGAGCCTACTTATCGATGCTACGACAATTTGGAATGCCTATTTGACAGATGAACTTCGTGTTCTATTTGGAAAATATGGTCGTGCGCTTTCAGGAACACCACAAGCCTGGGACAAGAAAAAAGGAGCCTACTATTTGGCACAAGGCCCTTACAATCAAGCTCTAGGACTATGGTATGCAGGTGAAAAATTCTCACCAGAAGCAAAAGCAGACGTTGAAGCCAAAGTGGCAACCATGATTGATGTTTATAAATCACGCCTTCAAACAGCGGATTGGTTGGCACCGGAAACACGTGAAAAAGCTATTACGAAACTTAATGTCATTACGCCTCATATCGGTTATCCAGAAAAACTACCTGAGACATATAATAAGAAGATTATTGATGAGAACTTGTCACTTGTTGAGAATGCACAGAAGTTAGTCGAAATTTCAATTGCTCATAGCTGGAGTAAGTGGAACCAACCAGTTGATCGAAGTGAGTGGCATATGCCTGCCCACATGGTTAATGCTTACTATGATCCACAGCAGAACCAAATTGTTTTCCCAGCAGCTATCCTTCAAGCACCTTTCTATGACCTTCACCAATCGTCATCAGCCAACTATGGTGGTATTGGTGCTGTCATTGCTCACGAGATTTCCCATGCCTTTGATACAAACGGAGCTTCCTTTGATGAGAATGGTAGTCTTAAGAATTGGTGGACTGAAGAAGACTATGCAGCCTTTAAGGAACGTACTGACAAGATTGTGGATCAGTTTGAGGGCTTGGACTCTTATGGTGCCAAGGTCAATGGTAAATTGACTGTTTCTGAGAATGTTGCTGACCTCGGTGGTGTAGCCTGTGCCTTAGAGGCCGCTAAACGAGATAAGGATTTTTCAGTTCGTGAGTTCTTTGTTAATTTTGCGACAATCTGGCGTATGAAAGCACGTGAAGAATACATGCAAATGTTAGCTAGCGTGGATGTGCATGCTCCAGCTAAATGGCGCACCAATGTTATCGTGAGCAACTTTGACGAATTCCACAAGGAATTTGACGTCAAAGAAGGCGACGGCATGTGGCGTGCCCCAGAAGAACGTGTGATTATTTGGTAA
- the treC gene encoding alpha,alpha-phosphotrehalase: MALDKTKVVYQIYPKSYKDTTGNGIGDFRGIIEKIPYLSELGVDMVWLNPFYPSPQRDNGYDISDYTAVNPVFGDMTDFEEMVRVGKEHKIDFMLDMVLNHCSTEHEWFQKALAGDQYYQDFFFIQNQPTDWLSKFGGSAWAPFGDTGKYYLHLFDETQADLNWRNPNVRKELFKVVNFWRDKGVKGFRFDVINLIGKDEVLVDCPENEGKPAYTDKPIVHDYLRMMNEATFGSDGSFMTVGEMSSTTIDNCVLYSAPERHELSMAFNFHHLKVDYEDGQKWTITPFDFEELKRLYHTWGKEMSERGGWSALFWNNHDQPRALNRFVDIKNFRNEGATMLAASIHLSRGTPYIYMGEEIGMIDPDYDSMADYVDVESINAYQMLLDQGESPEQAFKIIQAKSRDNSRTPMQWDASENAGFSTGTPWLKVGKSYKDINVENEIDGPIFKFYKELIRLRKEMPIISEGSYQPAFEDNQQVYAFERYLDDQKLLVLNNFYGSEVEVEIPAEYQVGRVLLSNYDDAELAEKVSLKPYQTLAILVK; this comes from the coding sequence ATGGCATTAGATAAAACAAAGGTTGTATACCAAATTTATCCAAAATCATATAAGGACACTACAGGAAATGGAATCGGTGATTTCAGAGGCATCATTGAAAAAATTCCTTATCTATCAGAGTTAGGCGTGGATATGGTTTGGCTCAATCCTTTCTATCCGAGCCCACAACGTGACAATGGTTACGATATTTCAGACTATACAGCCGTTAACCCTGTCTTTGGAGACATGACTGATTTTGAAGAAATGGTCCGTGTTGGAAAAGAGCACAAGATTGATTTCATGCTAGACATGGTGCTCAACCATTGCTCGACGGAGCATGAGTGGTTCCAAAAAGCTTTGGCTGGAGACCAGTATTATCAAGATTTCTTCTTTATTCAGAACCAACCAACCGATTGGTTGTCTAAATTTGGTGGTTCTGCCTGGGCTCCTTTTGGAGATACAGGGAAATACTATCTTCACCTCTTTGATGAAACACAGGCGGACCTTAATTGGCGCAATCCCAATGTCCGTAAGGAGTTGTTCAAGGTGGTCAACTTCTGGCGTGACAAGGGAGTCAAAGGCTTCCGTTTCGATGTGATCAATTTGATTGGGAAAGATGAAGTCTTAGTGGATTGCCCTGAAAATGAAGGGAAACCAGCTTATACGGATAAACCAATTGTCCATGACTATCTTCGTATGATGAATGAAGCGACCTTTGGTTCTGATGGTAGCTTTATGACAGTTGGAGAGATGTCATCGACAACAATTGACAACTGTGTTCTTTATTCAGCACCGGAGCGTCACGAGTTGTCTATGGCCTTTAACTTCCATCATCTTAAAGTAGATTATGAAGATGGACAAAAATGGACTATTACTCCCTTTGATTTTGAAGAGCTCAAACGTCTCTATCATACCTGGGGTAAGGAAATGAGTGAACGAGGTGGTTGGAGTGCCCTTTTCTGGAATAACCATGACCAACCTCGTGCCTTGAATCGCTTTGTGGATATTAAGAACTTTCGTAATGAAGGAGCGACCATGCTAGCAGCTAGCATTCACCTATCACGTGGAACACCTTATATCTACATGGGCGAAGAAATCGGGATGATTGATCCAGATTATGATTCTATGGCAGATTACGTGGATGTGGAATCCATCAATGCTTACCAAATGCTCTTGGACCAAGGCGAGTCTCCTGAGCAGGCCTTCAAGATCATTCAAGCCAAATCACGTGATAATTCTCGTACGCCAATGCAATGGGATGCTTCTGAGAATGCAGGTTTTTCAACAGGCACTCCATGGTTGAAAGTCGGTAAATCTTATAAAGACATCAACGTTGAAAATGAAATCGATGGACCAATCTTTAAATTCTATAAAGAATTGATTCGCTTGCGCAAAGAAATGCCTATCATTTCAGAAGGAAGCTATCAGCCAGCATTTGAGGATAATCAACAAGTCTACGCCTTTGAACGCTACTTAGACGATCAAAAACTCTTGGTACTCAATAATTTCTACGGAAGTGAAGTTGAAGTGGAGATTCCAGCAGAATACCAAGTAGGGCGCGTGCTCTTGTCAAACTATGATGATGCAGAGCTTGCTGAAAAGGTAAGTCTTAAGCCTTATCAAACCCTAGCAATCTTAGTAAAATAA
- the treP gene encoding PTS system trehalose-specific EIIBC component, with the protein MGKFEQEAKDLLTAIGGKENVTAVTHCATRMRFVLGDDKKADVKTIEAIPAVKGTFTNAGQFQVIIGNDVPIFYNDFTAVSGIEGVSKEAAKSAAKSNQNPVQRVMTTLAEIFTPIIPALIVGGLILGFRNVLEGVHWSMLDGKTITEVSQFWSGVNHFLWLPGEAIFQFLPVGITWSVSRKMGTSQILGIVLGICLVSPQLLNAYSVASTPASEIAKNWVWDFGFFTVNRIGYQAQVIPALLAGLSLSYLEIFWRKHVPEVVSMIFVPFLSLIPALILAHTVLGPIGWTIGQALSTVVLAGLTGPVKWLFGAVFGALYAPFVITGLHHMTNAIDTQLIADAGGTALWPMIALSNIAQGSAVFAYYIMHRHDEREAQISLPATISAYLGVTEPALFGVNVKYIYPFVAGMIGSSIAGLLSVTFNVTAASIGIGGLPGILSIQPKYMIPFAGIMLVAIIVPMVLTFFFRKAGLFTKTEDSTELQAEFAAQEEAEFAVHAEPTALVKTAQLVSPLAGQVKPLSQATDPVFSSGVMGQGVVIEPSQGELVSPVNGTVTVLFPTKHAVGIVSEEGVELLMHIGMDTVSLDGKGFEAHVAQGDKVVVGQQLISFDMDVIKKAGLVTETPVIITNQDDFQADVEGDLPRDIKRGDALMIAHRTK; encoded by the coding sequence ATGGGTAAATTTGAACAAGAAGCAAAAGATCTGCTTACTGCAATCGGTGGTAAAGAAAATGTGACTGCTGTTACTCACTGTGCGACGCGCATGCGTTTCGTTCTTGGTGATGATAAGAAGGCAGATGTGAAAACAATCGAAGCCATTCCTGCTGTTAAGGGGACTTTCACCAATGCAGGTCAATTCCAAGTTATCATTGGTAATGATGTACCAATCTTTTATAACGATTTCACTGCTGTATCAGGGATTGAAGGTGTTTCTAAAGAAGCTGCTAAATCAGCTGCCAAGAGCAATCAAAACCCAGTTCAGCGTGTTATGACAACCTTAGCGGAGATCTTTACACCTATTATTCCAGCCCTTATCGTTGGGGGATTAATCCTTGGTTTCCGTAATGTTCTTGAGGGTGTGCATTGGTCAATGCTTGACGGTAAGACAATTACCGAGGTTTCTCAGTTCTGGTCAGGAGTGAATCACTTCTTGTGGTTACCTGGTGAAGCTATTTTCCAATTTTTGCCTGTAGGTATTACTTGGTCTGTTTCTCGTAAAATGGGGACTAGCCAAATTCTTGGAATTGTTTTGGGTATCTGTCTGGTATCACCACAATTGCTTAACGCTTATTCAGTAGCATCGACACCAGCGTCTGAAATTGCTAAGAATTGGGTTTGGGATTTTGGATTCTTTACTGTTAATCGTATAGGTTATCAAGCGCAAGTTATTCCTGCCCTTCTTGCTGGTTTGTCACTTTCTTATCTTGAAATTTTCTGGCGTAAACATGTACCAGAAGTAGTATCAATGATTTTTGTACCGTTCTTGTCATTGATTCCAGCCCTTATTTTGGCTCATACTGTTTTAGGTCCTATTGGTTGGACTATTGGCCAAGCTCTTTCAACAGTGGTTCTTGCTGGTTTGACAGGTCCTGTAAAATGGCTTTTCGGTGCTGTTTTTGGTGCCCTTTATGCGCCGTTCGTTATTACTGGTCTTCACCACATGACCAATGCAATTGATACTCAGTTGATTGCGGATGCTGGTGGAACAGCTCTTTGGCCTATGATTGCTCTATCAAACATTGCTCAAGGTTCAGCTGTTTTTGCTTACTATATTATGCATCGTCATGATGAACGTGAGGCTCAAATTTCACTTCCAGCTACTATTTCAGCTTATCTTGGTGTTACAGAACCAGCCCTCTTTGGGGTTAACGTCAAATATATTTACCCATTTGTTGCGGGTATGATTGGTTCATCTATCGCAGGTCTTCTATCAGTAACCTTTAACGTTACAGCGGCCTCCATTGGTATTGGTGGGTTGCCTGGTATTCTATCAATTCAACCTAAGTATATGATTCCATTTGCAGGAATTATGCTTGTTGCTATCATTGTACCTATGGTCTTGACCTTCTTTTTCCGCAAGGCTGGACTCTTCACAAAAACAGAAGATAGCACAGAGCTTCAAGCGGAATTCGCGGCTCAAGAAGAAGCAGAATTTGCAGTTCATGCAGAACCAACAGCCCTTGTTAAAACAGCCCAACTGGTGAGCCCACTTGCTGGACAAGTGAAACCACTTAGTCAAGCTACAGACCCAGTCTTCTCATCAGGTGTCATGGGACAAGGCGTCGTGATTGAACCAAGTCAAGGTGAATTGGTTTCACCAGTCAATGGGACAGTGACAGTACTCTTCCCAACTAAGCACGCAGTCGGTATCGTTTCTGAAGAAGGCGTGGAGCTATTGATGCACATTGGTATGGATACGGTTAGCCTTGACGGAAAAGGATTTGAGGCTCACGTTGCTCAAGGTGATAAAGTTGTTGTTGGTCAACAATTGATTAGTTTTGATATGGATGTTATTAAAAAGGCTGGTTTGGTCACTGAGACTCCAGTTATCATTACAAATCAAGATGATTTCCAAGCAGATGTTGAAGGGGATCTTCCACGTGATATCAAACGTGGTGATGCTCTCATGATTGCTCATCGAACAAAATAA
- the treR gene encoding trehalose operon repressor: MKKYQIIYKDLEKAIHEQKYQVGDFLPTEQELVQSYQVSRDTIRKALTLLVEEGLVKKIHGSGSQVINQEQINFPVSDLTSYQELIEQQSLNSQTNVISLDKIIVDSKLSERTGLSNSRQVWRVVRQRVVDSCASVIDIDYLDASLVPQLNRSIAEYSIYDYIENQLNLSISHAFKEITIDNATDQDKILIDLGKDQHVVCVRSKVYLNNGKQFQFTESRHKLEKFKFVDYAKRHH, encoded by the coding sequence ATGAAAAAATATCAGATTATTTATAAGGATTTAGAAAAAGCTATCCATGAGCAAAAGTATCAAGTGGGAGACTTTCTCCCCACCGAGCAAGAATTGGTTCAATCTTACCAGGTTAGTCGAGACACTATACGAAAGGCGTTAACCTTACTCGTTGAAGAAGGCTTGGTCAAAAAGATTCATGGCTCTGGCTCTCAGGTTATTAACCAGGAACAAATCAACTTTCCTGTGTCTGACCTTACTAGTTACCAAGAACTAATAGAACAACAAAGCCTTAATTCGCAAACCAATGTTATTTCTCTGGATAAAATCATTGTTGATTCAAAACTCTCAGAAAGAACTGGTCTTTCTAATAGCCGACAGGTCTGGCGTGTTGTTCGTCAAAGAGTCGTTGATAGCTGCGCCTCTGTTATAGATATTGATTACCTAGATGCCAGCCTTGTTCCGCAACTAAACCGTAGCATTGCTGAATACTCTATTTACGACTACATTGAGAATCAGCTCAACCTTAGCATTTCCCACGCCTTTAAAGAAATCACTATCGATAATGCTACCGATCAGGATAAGATTCTTATCGACCTAGGTAAGGACCAGCACGTTGTCTGTGTCCGTTCAAAAGTTTATTTAAACAATGGAAAACAGTTCCAATTTACGGAAAGTCGCCACAAACTTGAAAAATTCAAATTCGTTGATTATGCCAAGCGCCACCATTGA
- a CDS encoding TIGR01440 family protein, producing MLLDLEEKTRVLVEDIVERSAIGRGAIFVLGLSSSEVAGGTIGKASSREIGQRIVKTILEVLEPKGIYLAVQGCEHLNRALVVERDLAMAKDLEIVNVLPTLHAGGSGQLAAFDYMKDPVEVEEIVAQAGIDIGDTSIGMHVKRVQVPLRPIIPELGGAHVTALASRPKLIGGARAEYLADPIRKN from the coding sequence ATGTTGCTAGATTTAGAAGAGAAGACACGTGTGCTTGTAGAAGATATTGTTGAACGTTCAGCTATTGGGAGAGGAGCTATCTTTGTCTTGGGATTGTCTTCCAGTGAGGTTGCTGGTGGGACTATTGGCAAAGCCTCTAGCCGTGAAATTGGCCAACGAATTGTGAAAACTATTCTTGAGGTTTTGGAACCTAAAGGAATTTACTTGGCTGTTCAAGGCTGCGAACATCTGAATCGTGCTTTGGTTGTTGAGCGTGATCTCGCCATGGCTAAAGATTTGGAAATTGTTAATGTTCTTCCAACCTTGCACGCTGGGGGAAGTGGTCAGCTGGCTGCTTTCGACTATATGAAGGATCCTGTTGAGGTGGAGGAAATTGTCGCTCAGGCTGGTATTGATATTGGGGATACCTCTATTGGTATGCATGTGAAGAGGGTCCAAGTTCCTCTTCGCCCTATTATTCCAGAATTAGGTGGTGCCCATGTGACTGCTTTGGCGAGTCGTCCTAAGTTAATTGGTGGCGCTCGTGCAGAGTATTTAGCAGATCCTATCCGTAAAAACTAA
- a CDS encoding class II fructose-bisphosphate aldolase, with amino-acid sequence MAIVSAEKFVQAARDNGYAVGGFNTNNLEWTQAILRAAEAKQAPVLIQTSMGAAKYMGGYKLCKALIEELVESMGITVPVAIHLDHGHYDDALECIRVGYTSVMFDGSHLPIEENLEKAAKVVEFAHANGVSVEAEVGTIGGEEDGIVGDGELAPIEDAKAMVATGVDFLAAGIGNIHGPYPENWSGLHLDHLQKLTEAVPNFPIVLHGGSGIPDDQIQAAIKLGVAKVNVNTECQIAFANATRKFVAEYEANEAEYDKKKLFDPRKFLKPGFEAITEAVEERIDVFGSANKA; translated from the coding sequence ATGGCAATCGTTTCAGCAGAAAAATTTGTCCAAGCAGCTCGTGATAATGGTTATGCAGTTGGTGGATTTAACACAAACAACCTTGAGTGGACTCAAGCTATCTTGCGTGCAGCAGAAGCTAAACAAGCTCCAGTACTTATCCAAACTTCTATGGGTGCAGCTAAGTACATGGGTGGTTACAAATTGTGTAAAGCTCTTATCGAAGAATTGGTTGAATCAATGGGTATCACTGTACCAGTTGCTATTCACCTTGACCACGGTCACTACGATGATGCTTTGGAATGTATCCGTGTAGGTTACACTTCAGTTATGTTTGACGGTTCACACCTTCCAATCGAAGAAAACCTTGAAAAAGCAGCTAAAGTTGTTGAATTTGCACACGCTAACGGTGTATCAGTTGAAGCTGAAGTTGGTACAATCGGTGGTGAAGAAGATGGTATCGTTGGTGACGGTGAATTGGCACCAATCGAAGATGCTAAAGCTATGGTTGCAACTGGTGTTGACTTCTTGGCAGCAGGTATCGGTAATATCCACGGTCCTTACCCAGAAAACTGGAGCGGACTTCACCTTGACCACTTGCAAAAATTGACAGAAGCTGTTCCTAACTTCCCAATCGTATTGCACGGTGGATCAGGTATTCCTGACGATCAAATCCAAGCAGCTATCAAACTTGGTGTTGCTAAAGTTAACGTTAACACTGAATGTCAAATCGCATTTGCTAACGCAACACGTAAATTTGTTGCTGAATACGAAGCAAATGAAGCAGAATACGACAAGAAGAAACTCTTCGACCCACGTAAATTCTTGAAACCAGGTTTCGAAGCTATTACAGAAGCTGTTGAAGAACGTATCGACGTATTCGGTTCAGCAAACAAAGCTTAA
- a CDS encoding glutamyl-tRNA synthetase, translated as MTTAKELLKQRYYEPIKEQPELFVGIELEYPVVNLSGNATDVSLTKQLLVYLLDNFDFQADKYDSDNNPIQLIDKASGDMILFEVSYNTIEFAFAKAERISEVEERLDTYLGIIQPYLQNHNHELQGWGVNPNWAKNDNRPVKSPRYEMLMDFLELSKAKNDPFFHDYPEYGSFICGSQVQLDVSKTSYLRVLNAFNQIEGPKAVLLANSEFWGSDWDLALSRDVFWENSMHGVFEENAGVFPKVFKSEDHYFSYLSETAIFTAKRGDETYYFEPIRAKDYLSTSSVKAHSIHGEVVTIEPSEEDFKTHRSYQFQDLTTRGTIEFRSVCTQPFSSTFAPAAFHLGLLVNLENLENILNDSPFFEVFDYDFPRIRRLFSKKDISATDLKMILPLTESLLSCAEDGLKSRGFGEEVYLAPLREKLDKLNKSLA; from the coding sequence TTGACAACAGCCAAGGAACTGCTTAAGCAAAGGTATTATGAGCCAATTAAGGAGCAACCGGAATTATTTGTGGGGATTGAGTTGGAATACCCAGTTGTTAATTTGAGTGGTAATGCTACAGATGTCTCTCTTACAAAACAGTTACTAGTCTATCTCTTAGATAATTTTGATTTTCAAGCTGATAAGTATGATTCTGATAATAATCCCATTCAGCTTATCGATAAAGCTTCTGGAGATATGATTCTTTTTGAAGTCTCCTACAATACGATTGAGTTTGCTTTTGCAAAGGCTGAAAGAATCTCTGAGGTTGAGGAACGTTTGGATACTTACCTCGGTATAATTCAACCTTATCTTCAGAATCATAATCATGAGTTGCAAGGTTGGGGAGTGAATCCAAACTGGGCAAAAAATGACAACAGACCTGTTAAATCTCCTCGTTATGAGATGCTTATGGATTTTCTCGAGTTATCTAAAGCAAAGAACGATCCTTTCTTTCATGATTATCCAGAATATGGTTCTTTCATCTGTGGGAGTCAGGTACAGTTAGATGTTTCAAAAACGTCCTATTTAAGGGTTTTAAATGCTTTTAATCAAATAGAGGGACCCAAAGCAGTATTATTGGCAAACTCTGAATTTTGGGGCTCAGATTGGGATTTAGCGCTTTCTCGTGATGTTTTCTGGGAGAATTCCATGCATGGTGTTTTTGAGGAAAATGCAGGGGTATTTCCCAAGGTGTTTAAGAGCGAAGATCACTATTTTTCTTACTTGTCTGAGACGGCCATTTTTACTGCTAAGCGTGGTGATGAAACCTACTATTTTGAACCAATACGTGCTAAAGACTATCTAAGTACGTCATCTGTCAAAGCACACTCTATTCATGGCGAAGTAGTCACTATTGAGCCAAGTGAGGAAGATTTTAAGACTCACCGTTCTTATCAATTCCAAGATTTAACGACACGAGGGACGATTGAGTTTCGCAGTGTTTGTACCCAACCTTTCTCATCAACCTTTGCACCAGCAGCCTTTCACCTTGGTCTTTTAGTCAATTTGGAAAATCTGGAAAATATTTTGAATGACTCACCTTTTTTTGAAGTATTTGACTATGATTTTCCTAGAATTCGTCGTTTATTTTCGAAAAAGGATATTTCTGCTACAGATCTCAAAATGATTTTACCTTTGACAGAATCGCTATTGTCTTGTGCTGAGGATGGTTTAAAATCGCGTGGTTTTGGAGAAGAAGTGTACTTAGCTCCCCTTAGAGAGAAATTAGATAAACTGAATAAGAGTTTAGCTTAA
- the rplQ gene encoding 50S ribosomal protein L17: MAYRKLGRTSSQRKAVLRDLTTDLIINEAIVTTEARAKEIRKTVEKMITLGKRGDLHARRQAAAFVRNEIASESYDEATDKYTSTTALQKLFSEIAPRYAERNGGYTRILKTEPRRGDAAPMAIIELV, from the coding sequence ATGGCTTACCGTAAACTTGGACGCACAAGCTCACAACGTAAAGCGGTTCTTCGTGATTTGACTACAGATCTTATCATTAACGAAGCAATCGTTACAACTGAAGCACGTGCTAAAGAAATCCGTAAAACAGTTGAAAAAATGATCACTCTTGGTAAACGTGGTGATTTGCACGCACGTCGTCAAGCAGCTGCATTTGTACGTAACGAAATTGCATCTGAAAGCTATGATGAAGCAACTGATAAATATACATCAACAACTGCTCTTCAAAAACTTTTCTCAGAAATCGCACCTCGTTATGCTGAACGTAACGGTGGATACACTCGTATCCTTAAAACAGAACCACGTCGTGGCGATGCTGCCCCAATGGCAATCATCGAACTTGTTTAA